Genomic window (Deltaproteobacteria bacterium):
GCAATTGCCGCTTTTGACACGTCTCGTTTGTCTTCTCATCTCGGCGCGGAAATAAAGACGTTCAACCCCCTTGATTTTCTCTCGGCGAAAAACGCACGTCGCATGGACCGCCTCTCCCGGCTGACTGCCGCCTCGGCCCGTCTCGCTGTGGAAGACGCGCAACTTATCATTCATTCACAGAATCGGGATCGTGTCGGCATCATTTTCGGTACCGCATACGGCCCCACAGATCTCAAGATTCGCTGCACGGAGATTCTTTTGACGGAGGGTCCGTCCCGTGTCAACCCGACTCTGGTACCCAATTCGGTCCTGAACGCCCCTGCCGGGCACGCCTCTTTAGAACTGGGGTTTCGGGGCGTTAACACAACAGTAACCCACCAAGGCGCTTCGGGAGAAACCGCCCTTGTCTATGCCGCCATGGAATTGCATCGGGGCACGATGGACGTCGTCCTTGCCGGTGGTGCTGACATTCTGTCCGATTTTTTCTTCGAGAGTCTGGTTCGATTCAGGGCCGTTTCACCCGTGGACGGCCAGGAAGAAAAAGCGCGCCCCTTCGATGTCCGTCGCAATGGCCCTGTCGCCGGTGAGGGATGCGGGATCCTCTGTCTGGAATCGCTGGAACACGCCATCAAAAGGGGAGCGATCCCCTATTGCGAAATGACCGGTTGGGGGATGAGTTCGTCACCGGCCAGTCCGGTCGGCTGGCCGCAGAATGGGAAAGGAATCGTCCTGGCGATGAAAAGGGCGTTGAGAAGAGCCCGTCTTCGGCCATCGGATATCGATACCATCCAGGGCGCGGGAAACGGTGGAGTCCTTGCCGACGCCATCGAAACAGAGGCACTGATGGACCTGTTCGGACCAACCTCCGGCGGGCCGACCGTATCCTCTGTCAAGGGGGCCCTGGGCGAGAGTTTTTCCTCAGGCGGCGTGCGAGCGGCGGCCCTTGCTTTGTCCATTCAGGCGGGGAAGGTCCCTCCGACATTGGGGCTGGAGAATCCCATCGTGCACTTTCCCTTTACCATGGAACAATTGAAGGAAATGGATATCCGGCACGGGCTGCTGAACACCGTTTCCTCGGGGGGGACGAATGTATCCATCACGATGAGCCGGCTTGAGTGAATTCCCCTGGCATAAAAAAGGGTGCCGACATATTCGCCCCTGTGTTAGGACCTTTAGCAGCTTGGGGATATCGTTATCGACACAACCACCTTGCTACCCTCTCGATGCCGGGGATACCCGCTCCACAAGTTCCCCGTAAACATCCTGTAACGGGCTGAAAGCCCGCAGGGAGAAAGAAAATTCTCGATATAAAGAGATACGGATTCTCATAATGTTTCAGAGAAAACGCGTCCCGCGTTTCCCATCCATAAAATCTTGTTTGTCAGGGCCGAAACCGATGGTAAACTAAAATGAACTCTTTTCTTGGGGGTGTCTGTTTGATATGATGGAATCGGTGAAAGAAAAACCCCTGGATGGAAGCATCATCGCCTGCCCGGATTGCGATCTGCTCCAACGGGTTCCTGTTTTACCGCCGGGGGGGCGCGCACGTTGCTGCCGCTGCCGCCACATACTCATGACCAACAAAGTCTCGTCCATTGAACGAACCCTGGCCCTGTCCATTGCCGCCTTCATCTTTCTTTTGATCGCCAACCTTCAACCTCTGCTGAGCCTTTCCGCATTCGGACGGCACACAAGTACAACGGTCTTCGGGAGCGTCCTGGTGATGTGGGAAAGGGGCTATGAAATCACCGCCGTCCTGATCGGCTTCTGCGGCCTTCTGGCACCGGCCGTTTACATTGTTTTCATGGTGGCAATCAACCTGGCCGCTCTTTACCCGCCGGCTCCCTGGTGGATTGGTATCCTGGTGCACTGGGCCGCCCGGCAGCAAAACTGGTCCATGCTTGAAGTGATGATGCTCGGCATCCTCATTTCCCTGATCAAACTATCCGACATCGCCACGATCATTCCCGGTGTCGGCATGTACGCAGTGGGACTCCTGATCATTTTGCTGACCTTGATAAAGATCAGTTTCGCCCCTGATACGATCTGGCAGAGAATCCGATGGGCCCACCCTTCCCGCCCCCTTGGTCCGGCTCACGCCGAAACCTTCCCATCCACGGGGAGGATCTCATGAGCGTGCTTTCGTTGACTTCTTTGAAAGTCGGACTGGTCCGTTGCGAAACCTGTGGTCTCCTTTCACGGCCTTACAGCCTACAGAACCCGGGTTACTGCCCCCGGTGTGGTTACAAACTCTTTTTACGCCGCCATAAAACGTTTCAATACACATGGGCCTTGATCATTGCCGCCACGATCTGTTACATTCCCGCCATTACCCTGCCGGTGTTGACGAGAATCACCATCACCTACACCAAAGATGATACCATTATTGACGGAATCATCGCCCTGTATGCCGAAGGCTCCTGGCATCTGGCACTGATTGTGCTGATTGCGAGCATCATCATCCCCATCGCCAAATTGATTGCCCTGGGCTATCTGCTGGTCATAGCCAAGTACCATTCCCAGGCGGCCAGCATCGACCGGATCCGGCTCTATCGCCTGATTGACTTCGTGGGACGCTGGTCCATGCTGGATGTTTTCGTTGTAACCTTTGCCGTGGCACTCATCCAGCTCCAACCCTTCCTGACGACCAGGCCGGCCAGGGGTGTTCTGTTCTTCGCCGCCGTCGTTGTTCTGACATTACTGGCGACCAAAACCTTTGATCCTCGCTTGATCTGGGATTCCGACATCGAAAGGAAGGAAGTCCATGACCGATAACACTGATTATTCGCAAATACCAACCGCGACGGCGGAACCAAAAAAACGTGCCATATTCTCCGTTGTCTGGATAATTCCCATTCTGGCTGCGGTTGTTGCCCTCGGCATCGCCATCGAACATTTTCTGAGTGAGGGACCGACCATCACCATTGTATTCAAATCGGCGGAAGGCATCGAGGCAGGCAAGACCTTTATCAAATACAAGGATGTCAACATCGGACAGGTCATCCAGGTCAAACTTTCAGAAAACTACCAGAAGGTTGTCGTAACCGCCAAAATCGATAAAAGCGCCGAGGGTCTTCTGGTGGGCGACGCCAAATTCTGGGTGGTGCGCCCCCGGGTCACTCTAAGCGGCATATCAGGTATGAGCACCCTGTTATCCGGTAACTTCATTGCCTTTGAAGCCGGAAATTCCTCAACACCCCGTTTTGATTTTCAGGCGTTGGATATCCCCCCCCTTGTCATGGAAACGGAACCGGGGCGTCAATTTGTCCTGCGGGCACCAACACTGGGATCTTTGGGTATCGGATCGCCCCTTTATTATCGCCAATTGAACGTGGGACGCGTTATCGCTTACGATCTGGCCGGAGACGGCAAATCGGTCAACATCCGTATTTTTGTGGACAATCCTTATGAGAATTATGTTACGGAACAGACTTGCTTCTGGCAGGCAAGCGGTATTGACGTTTCCCTTGGGGCAAGCGGGCTCAATGTGAAAACCCAGTCCGTCCTTTCTCTTTTGATCGGCGGCATCGCTTTTGAAACGCCTCCGTCTGTCGCATCCGGCCAGCCGGCTGAGGCAAATACCGTCTTCACCCTTTATCAGGACAGAACAACCGCCATGTCCCAGGAGGACCAGATCGTCGTTCATTACACCCTTTATTTTAATGAATCCCTACGGGGTCTGGCAATAACCGCACCCGTTACCCTCCATGGCCTCCCCATCGGTCAAGTCACCGCTGTCGAACTGGAATATCCCCCAGCGGCCACGAACCCCCGACCCCGGGTGGAGATAGCCCTGTTTCCCCGGCGATTCATGAAGCACGCAGACTTGCCCCACCGGGCGGAAGGGCAAAGAAAAAATTGTGACGCTTGCAATGCCTTCCTCCAAAAACTGGTCAACCGGGGGCTTCGTGCTCAGTTACGAAGCGCCAACCTGCTCCTCGGTCATCGCTTCATCGCCCTGGATTTCTTCCCGGGAAGTCCCCCTGCTGACGTTGACTGGCGCCGTGACGCGCCCATTCTTCCTATCGCGGCCAGCGATCTGGTGGATTTTGAAGGGAAGATCAACACGATTTTATCCAAACTGGAAAAAATCCCCTACGCTGAAATCGGTGAAGAAATGAAGGAGACCTTTGCGGTGCTGAACAAAACCGTTGGCAGAGTGGAAAGTGAACTGTTACCGGAAGCACAAAAAGCCATGGGGGATCTGCGTCGAGCCCTTGATGCGGCGGAAAAAATATTGGCAAGCAGCGAACAGCATCTGGTGGGCCGGGATGCCCCGGTGCGGCAGGAACTGCGGGAAGCCCTGCAGGAAATCACCCGAGCCGCCCGGGCCATCGCCATCTTCACCGAATATCTAGAACAAAATCCCGCCGCCCTTATCCGGGGAAAGGCGCCGGAGGTACCATGATGAAGAATCCCGTACTGACATGGCTTTGCTGTCTGCTTTTCTGTCTTTGCGGCTGCTATGCGTCGCAGCCTCCACGTTTTTACACACTGACGGCCACGGCCAAACCGACGGTGCTTACATTCCGCACCCCCATTTCTGTCGGGCCGGTGATTGTTCCGGCCCTTGTCGATCGCCCCCAGATGGTGATGCGCCTTGACCAGAATCAGGTGCGGATAGATGAGTACAACCGTTGGGCGGTTTCCTTGCAGCACGAAATTGCCCGGGTCGTCGCCGAAAACCTTGCGGTCAAGCTCGGATCCCCCGGGGTGACTGTTTTCCCCCAATCAGCACCGGATGCCGCCGCTGTAAGGGTTAAAATCGACATCAAATGCCTTGAAGCCGCGAAGACCGACCGGACTGTCACCCTGGATGCCCACTGGAGCCTACGTATTCCCGGAGAGGAGCGGGTTGTTTCGGGCCGGACATTTCAACAAAAAACCTGGACGACATCCGGTTGTGACGGGCAACTCGCAGCATACAATCGAATCCTGGAACGTTTAAGTGAGGACATTGCGGCAAGCCTCCTCCAGTTGGAGGAAAGCTGGTCTTAAAAAATTCCCCCTGCCGCGACGGCAGGGGGAATTCACAACACTTTTGAAATTCCGAAATACGTGTCTAAAGAGGTTTCTGGATTTTCATCAGATTGGTTTTCTGACGTTTTTTGATCATATCGACCTGCTTCACCGGAAGCAGAAGCGTGCCCCTTTTGAAACTGTTCTGGTCGACGATTTTCTTCTTTTCCACAGCACTGACGAACATCTTCCTTTTTGCGGGTACCATTTGGGTAAAAGCGGCATACTGGACGGCATGTTGCGCCAGGTTAACGGCTTTCCCCTGGGAGAAAACGGTCAGAGCCGTTGGAATTTGTGGTGAGGCGGGTGGTTTCTGCCAGCGGTCCGCTTCAAGGTCCTGCGTGCTTGCCAGTTTCAGGCGCACATTACGCACACCCAGACCCATGCACTGCATGTTGTTGTTCTTCCCGCCCCGATCCACTTCGCACGTTATGAATTCAAGGGCTCCCTCGCCATTGCCGAAGTGCTGCTGACCCCGCGGATTTTTACCGGAGCGGCCATCGATATAGCCGTGGGCCTTGTTCCGGCCGAAACCGAAACGCTTGGCAGCATCTTGCGCCGATGGGGTGGCAATCGTCCCCAACTGCACCCCCTCACCGGCAAAGGCGCAGTATTTCAGGTTTTCTTGCCCCACTCCATAACGGGCCGGCTGATCCAGATCAAAAACCACCGCCTGCGACTGCAGACCCCATCCGGATTCGCCCACCTTGGTGCGAACCTCAACGGGCATCTTGTACCAGTCATTGCGTTTCCACTCGATTTTTGCCACCGAGAGGTCCGCCTTCAGCTGGCGCTGATCCTTTCTGAAGGTCAATTCGGCCACCACGCGACTGCGGTTGCCTGCCGTCTCCGAATCGCCCGCAAAAGGCGTTCCGAAATCCTTCCCTATGAGATCGTTTTTCAGGGCGCTGAAATCACGCAGGACAAGCTCCTGGTAGCAGTCGCTCATGTACCGGTCCGGCATCACGGCGGCCCACTGGGCGGCCAGATTGCGGTGCCGGTCGTAGTATTCCGCCAGATTCCGGCACTGTTCGGTAAACTGCCGGTCACACTGCTGGGCCGCTTTGAGCAGCATATCATATTCCTTCTGCCACATGTCGCGCTGCTGCTGGATATAGGTTTTCCGCTGCGCCTTCACGTTTGTGTTGAGTCCCAAGGCGAACATATTGGCTGTCTGCGGTGTCATGATGAAGCCGGCATCTTTGATGGCCGCTTTCAGTCCCCACAGGGCCACGACCATCATGCCAACGTAATCTTCCTTGGTGTTGCCTTCCAGCGGATTTTCCCAAGGGTAACCCTCCACCATATTGTACGGGGCAACAATCAGCTTGAC
Coding sequences:
- a CDS encoding paraquat-inducible membrane protein A, with the protein product MSVLSLTSLKVGLVRCETCGLLSRPYSLQNPGYCPRCGYKLFLRRHKTFQYTWALIIAATICYIPAITLPVLTRITITYTKDDTIIDGIIALYAEGSWHLALIVLIASIIIPIAKLIALGYLLVIAKYHSQAASIDRIRLYRLIDFVGRWSMLDVFVVTFAVALIQLQPFLTTRPARGVLFFAAVVVLTLLATKTFDPRLIWDSDIERKEVHDR
- a CDS encoding MCE family protein, coding for MTDNTDYSQIPTATAEPKKRAIFSVVWIIPILAAVVALGIAIEHFLSEGPTITIVFKSAEGIEAGKTFIKYKDVNIGQVIQVKLSENYQKVVVTAKIDKSAEGLLVGDAKFWVVRPRVTLSGISGMSTLLSGNFIAFEAGNSSTPRFDFQALDIPPLVMETEPGRQFVLRAPTLGSLGIGSPLYYRQLNVGRVIAYDLAGDGKSVNIRIFVDNPYENYVTEQTCFWQASGIDVSLGASGLNVKTQSVLSLLIGGIAFETPPSVASGQPAEANTVFTLYQDRTTAMSQEDQIVVHYTLYFNESLRGLAITAPVTLHGLPIGQVTAVELEYPPAATNPRPRVEIALFPRRFMKHADLPHRAEGQRKNCDACNAFLQKLVNRGLRAQLRSANLLLGHRFIALDFFPGSPPADVDWRRDAPILPIAASDLVDFEGKINTILSKLEKIPYAEIGEEMKETFAVLNKTVGRVESELLPEAQKAMGDLRRALDAAEKILASSEQHLVGRDAPVRQELREALQEITRAARAIAIFTEYLEQNPAALIRGKAPEVP
- a CDS encoding paraquat-inducible protein A, with product MESVKEKPLDGSIIACPDCDLLQRVPVLPPGGRARCCRCRHILMTNKVSSIERTLALSIAAFIFLLIANLQPLLSLSAFGRHTSTTVFGSVLVMWERGYEITAVLIGFCGLLAPAVYIVFMVAINLAALYPPAPWWIGILVHWAARQQNWSMLEVMMLGILISLIKLSDIATIIPGVGMYAVGLLIILLTLIKISFAPDTIWQRIRWAHPSRPLGPAHAETFPSTGRIS
- a CDS encoding membrane integrity-associated transporter subunit PqiC, encoding MMKNPVLTWLCCLLFCLCGCYASQPPRFYTLTATAKPTVLTFRTPISVGPVIVPALVDRPQMVMRLDQNQVRIDEYNRWAVSLQHEIARVVAENLAVKLGSPGVTVFPQSAPDAAAVRVKIDIKCLEAAKTDRTVTLDAHWSLRIPGEERVVSGRTFQQKTWTTSGCDGQLAAYNRILERLSEDIAASLLQLEESWS
- a CDS encoding beta-ketoacyl-[acyl-carrier-protein] synthase family protein yields the protein MNKTGGHRRVVVTGIGMVTPLGIGKRQFSERLFRGDSGIEAIAAFDTSRLSSHLGAEIKTFNPLDFLSAKNARRMDRLSRLTAASARLAVEDAQLIIHSQNRDRVGIIFGTAYGPTDLKIRCTEILLTEGPSRVNPTLVPNSVLNAPAGHASLELGFRGVNTTVTHQGASGETALVYAAMELHRGTMDVVLAGGADILSDFFFESLVRFRAVSPVDGQEEKARPFDVRRNGPVAGEGCGILCLESLEHAIKRGAIPYCEMTGWGMSSSPASPVGWPQNGKGIVLAMKRALRRARLRPSDIDTIQGAGNGGVLADAIETEALMDLFGPTSGGPTVSSVKGALGESFSSGGVRAAALALSIQAGKVPPTLGLENPIVHFPFTMEQLKEMDIRHGLLNTVSSGGTNVSITMSRLE